Proteins from one Labrenzia sp. CE80 genomic window:
- a CDS encoding TadE/TadG family type IV pilus assembly protein, translated as MMKSANKVREPIRAKRSSSSVINFLGHMLRRYLKDRNGVTAIEFAAVGLPFLMLVFGLLEFGLAFFVNRVLDNATLESARLIRTGQAHQSGFDAAAFKTDVCTNMTGVLCQMSRLTIDVQTYSDFADLDTLPSLLDEDGELEEDTDFEIGSANDIVVARVVYRWPMFTSILGTDAGDTGNMERLLFSTVIFRNEPFPW; from the coding sequence ATGATGAAATCGGCAAACAAGGTTCGCGAACCGATCCGTGCCAAGCGTAGCTCTTCTTCCGTGATAAATTTCCTTGGCCATATGTTGCGGCGATATTTGAAGGATCGCAACGGCGTGACAGCCATCGAATTTGCAGCTGTTGGCCTTCCGTTCCTCATGTTGGTCTTCGGCCTTCTCGAATTCGGCCTAGCCTTCTTCGTGAACCGTGTTCTCGACAATGCAACTCTCGAGTCCGCGCGCTTGATCAGAACAGGTCAGGCACATCAAAGCGGCTTTGACGCAGCAGCCTTTAAGACCGACGTCTGCACCAACATGACAGGCGTTCTTTGTCAAATGTCCAGACTGACCATCGACGTTCAGACCTATAGCGATTTCGCAGACCTTGATACCCTGCCATCTCTGCTTGATGAAGACGGAGAGCTTGAAGAAGACACGGACTTCGAGATCGGTTCCGCTAATGACATTGTCGTGGCACGGGTCGTTTATAGGTGGCCGATGTTTACGTCGATACTGGGCACAGATGCAGGCGATACGGGAAATATGGAGCGGCTTCTGTTTTCAACCGTGATCTTTAGAAATGAGCCGTTCCCATGGTGA
- a CDS encoding HAD family phosphatase, whose translation MTTAISTVVFDVGNVLVEWDPEHLYRDLIPDEAARHFFLSEICSMDWNLQQDLGRSWSDAVSSLSSEHPEHAELIAAYSSRWHDMVPGAIQGSVDILEALKKADVPLYAITNFSLEKFAEAQDRFPFLKTSFKDIIVSAEERLLKPDLRIYEALFARNAITPSECVFIDDSEKNVAGAREAGMAALHFTCADKLRQDLQEMGLPV comes from the coding sequence ATGACCACCGCCATTTCAACAGTCGTTTTTGATGTCGGAAATGTTCTGGTTGAATGGGACCCTGAGCACCTTTACCGAGATCTGATCCCGGACGAGGCAGCGCGGCATTTCTTTCTATCTGAGATCTGCTCGATGGATTGGAATCTCCAACAGGATTTGGGACGCAGCTGGAGCGACGCGGTATCATCGCTTAGTTCCGAGCACCCCGAACACGCGGAACTTATCGCAGCTTACTCATCACGTTGGCACGATATGGTTCCAGGTGCGATTCAAGGGTCTGTCGACATTCTGGAGGCTTTGAAGAAGGCAGATGTTCCGCTATATGCGATCACCAATTTCTCATTGGAGAAGTTTGCCGAAGCTCAGGACCGCTTTCCCTTTCTCAAGACCTCCTTCAAAGACATCATAGTCTCGGCCGAGGAAAGACTTCTAAAACCCGACCTCCGCATTTATGAAGCGCTCTTTGCAAGAAATGCCATCACACCATCGGAATGCGTCTTCATCGACGATTCAGAGAAAAACGTCGCAGGTGCCCGGGAAGCCGGGATGGCGGCTCTGCATTTCACCTGCGCCGATAAACTCCGGCAGGATCTCCAAGAGATGGGGCTGCCGGTCTGA
- a CDS encoding TadE/TadG family type IV pilus assembly protein yields the protein MVTLRKNCWRRETGSQFTSDRSGVAAVEFALILPFLLLLLIGMAETTSALNQDRKVSQIASSVADLVAQSESISTSEAADIMLAASEIMSPYESSRLSVTIASVTFDDEGNAEVDWSVDEDGGTPWAAGSEPPIDIPDTVANAGTSIVVGQSSYTYIPMFADLAQNLFPRAASIPMGDVYFLRPRLSTSVSFN from the coding sequence ATGGTGACCCTCCGCAAAAATTGTTGGCGAAGAGAAACAGGTTCTCAGTTTACCTCTGATCGGTCCGGTGTGGCTGCGGTCGAGTTCGCCCTCATCCTCCCTTTCCTTCTTTTGCTACTCATTGGGATGGCAGAGACGACCAGTGCGTTGAATCAAGACAGGAAAGTCAGCCAGATTGCGAGTTCTGTCGCCGATCTCGTCGCGCAGAGCGAATCCATTTCCACGTCAGAAGCTGCTGACATCATGCTTGCCGCGTCAGAAATCATGAGCCCTTACGAGAGTTCAAGGTTGTCGGTCACGATCGCAAGCGTCACCTTCGACGATGAAGGTAATGCTGAGGTCGACTGGAGCGTTGATGAAGATGGAGGCACGCCTTGGGCTGCCGGGTCAGAACCTCCGATCGATATCCCTGACACGGTCGCAAATGCCGGAACATCAATCGTCGTCGGACAGTCAAGCTACACATATATCCCGATGTTTGCGGACCTGGCGCAGAACCTGTTCCCTAGGGCAGCGAGCATCCCAATGGGTGACGTCTACTTTTTAAGACCCAGATTGTCGACCTCGGTAAGCTTCAACTGA
- a CDS encoding prepilin peptidase — MENAAIFSIFPVLVVFAGASDLLTMTIPNRVSILLILAFGLMGVLAGFSVQEWGIHLLGAAAVFLPCFFMFFLGWMGGGDAKVASAIALWFGFGASLTQFLLLTTIYGMVLTFGILAFRFIPVLPGFCLGQAWLLKLHDKKTGIPYGIAISAAALQTYSSSAWFDLLS; from the coding sequence ATGGAAAATGCAGCAATATTTTCAATCTTCCCAGTGCTTGTCGTTTTTGCAGGGGCGTCTGATCTCCTCACTATGACCATCCCAAATCGGGTCTCAATTCTTCTGATCCTGGCATTTGGATTGATGGGCGTCCTGGCCGGTTTTTCGGTTCAAGAGTGGGGCATTCATCTACTCGGTGCCGCTGCCGTCTTTTTGCCGTGCTTTTTTATGTTCTTTTTAGGTTGGATGGGTGGCGGTGACGCCAAGGTCGCGAGCGCGATTGCCCTTTGGTTTGGCTTTGGTGCCAGCTTGACGCAATTTCTGCTACTCACGACAATTTATGGCATGGTGCTGACCTTCGGTATTTTGGCATTTAGGTTCATCCCTGTGCTACCCGGTTTTTGCTTGGGCCAAGCGTGGCTATTGAAGCTTCACGACAAGAAAACTGGAATTCCTTACGGCATCGCGATATCGGCTGCTGCTCTGCAGACATACTCCTCTTCCGCGTGGTTTGATCTTCTTAGTTAA
- a CDS encoding Flp family type IVb pilin — protein sequence MKNLFARFAKDESGATAIEYGLIAGLIAVALITVLGTLSDSLNGLFSSISSELDSV from the coding sequence ATGAAGAATCTTTTCGCACGTTTTGCTAAGGACGAATCTGGTGCAACCGCAATCGAATACGGCCTTATCGCTGGCCTTATCGCTGTTGCACTGATCACCGTTCTTGGCACGCTGTCGGACAGCCTGAATGGTCTGTTCTCAAGCATCTCTAGTGAGCTAGACAGCGTCTAA
- the cpaB gene encoding Flp pilus assembly protein CpaB, with amino-acid sequence MKYARLVVLGVALGAGLLAARMVMKSKSPEPQVAVTQADTGQSEEVLVAARDIVLGSKLSPKDLEWTEWPQDAVPKGAILKSSDPEARSTFTGQIAKAPIYDGEPIREQRLIDTEKGFMAAMLPKGMRAIAVSVEAETTAGGFILPGDKIDLILTRTGDGNSAVSETILENVRVLAIDETTAGEQDKKSLSPKRTATLELTLDQAEIVAQSQQVGTISLALRSAQDSSDDEVDVVRKRGGVSFVKYGVSSQAPTR; translated from the coding sequence ATGAAGTACGCACGATTGGTGGTTCTTGGAGTGGCGCTGGGAGCAGGTCTTCTGGCGGCTCGCATGGTGATGAAAAGCAAGTCTCCCGAGCCGCAGGTTGCCGTTACCCAAGCGGACACTGGCCAGAGCGAAGAAGTGTTGGTCGCCGCGAGGGACATCGTTCTGGGATCCAAACTGTCTCCCAAAGACCTTGAATGGACCGAATGGCCACAAGACGCGGTACCCAAGGGCGCAATTCTGAAATCATCTGACCCCGAGGCTCGCTCAACTTTTACCGGGCAAATCGCGAAAGCGCCGATCTACGACGGTGAGCCTATTCGAGAGCAGCGCCTCATAGATACTGAAAAGGGTTTTATGGCAGCCATGCTTCCCAAAGGCATGCGCGCTATTGCCGTGAGTGTCGAGGCTGAAACAACGGCCGGAGGCTTCATACTTCCCGGTGACAAGATTGATCTCATCTTGACGCGGACGGGGGACGGAAACTCTGCAGTCAGCGAAACCATACTTGAAAATGTACGAGTGCTGGCGATCGATGAGACGACGGCGGGCGAGCAGGACAAGAAGAGTCTCTCCCCAAAACGTACAGCGACTTTGGAGCTCACTCTCGATCAAGCCGAGATTGTTGCGCAGTCCCAACAGGTAGGAACGATATCGCTCGCTTTGCGCAGTGCTCAGGACTCGTCTGATGACGAAGTTGATGTGGTGCGTAAACGCGGAGGAGTGAGTTTTGTGAAATATGGCGTTTCAAGTCAGGCACCGACACGATGA
- a CDS encoding bifunctional enoyl-CoA hydratase/phosphate acetyltransferase has translation MATNKTFDQIAVGDCAEITRVCSTNDLLIFAHASGNRNPLNLPDTDWTGDGVVDTPLAPSMWVGALISAVLGNILPGPGTVYKTQTLAFHRRVAVGDSLTVRVKVTAKKPNEMLDLETTVSTEAGDLVASGMAEVVAPKQQIEFDASELPALLIERHRHFNRLVTLAKTLPALPTAVVAPDDTSSLEGATLAAREGLIEPILIGARDRIEAAAKDLEVDLSQFSLIDIEDESEAAAKAVAMVHEGKVKAVMKGHLHTDDLLRHIVKRDGGLRTKRRISHVFVMDIPGRATPVVISDAAINIAPDLNTKVDITQNAIDAALALGLPLPKVGILSAIETVNPAIPSSLDAAILSKMAERNQIRGGVVDGPLAMDNAIDVQAARTKGITSLVAGRAEVLIVPNLESGNMLAKELTFIAHAEAAGLVIGAKVPIMLTSRADDSRARLASCALALLFNHWKATGNPVETLEPIEG, from the coding sequence ATGGCGACGAACAAGACATTTGACCAGATTGCGGTCGGTGATTGTGCGGAAATCACCCGCGTATGCTCAACCAATGACCTGCTCATCTTCGCACATGCATCCGGGAACCGGAATCCACTCAATCTGCCGGATACCGATTGGACAGGTGATGGTGTCGTCGACACGCCGCTGGCTCCGTCCATGTGGGTTGGAGCGCTGATATCAGCGGTGTTGGGAAACATCTTGCCCGGGCCTGGAACCGTCTACAAGACACAGACCCTGGCGTTTCACCGCCGAGTTGCGGTGGGTGACAGTCTGACGGTTCGGGTCAAAGTGACCGCTAAAAAACCGAACGAAATGCTCGATCTCGAAACCACCGTCAGCACTGAAGCTGGAGACCTTGTGGCGTCGGGCATGGCCGAGGTTGTCGCACCCAAACAACAGATCGAATTTGACGCATCGGAGCTACCTGCACTCCTGATTGAGCGCCATCGGCATTTTAACCGCCTGGTCACGCTTGCCAAAACACTACCGGCTCTCCCAACGGCGGTCGTTGCACCCGATGACACAAGTTCGTTGGAAGGCGCAACACTCGCAGCAAGAGAGGGCCTGATTGAACCTATTTTGATCGGCGCGCGTGATCGTATCGAGGCCGCAGCCAAGGATCTCGAGGTGGACCTCTCGCAGTTTTCACTCATCGATATCGAAGATGAGTCAGAGGCTGCTGCAAAAGCCGTTGCAATGGTTCACGAGGGCAAAGTCAAAGCAGTCATGAAAGGGCATCTGCACACAGATGACCTGCTGCGACATATCGTTAAGCGCGATGGTGGCCTTCGTACCAAGCGGCGGATCAGCCATGTTTTTGTAATGGACATTCCAGGCCGCGCGACACCCGTGGTGATCTCGGACGCAGCCATCAACATTGCTCCTGATCTCAACACCAAAGTCGACATCACTCAAAATGCGATCGACGCTGCTCTAGCACTTGGCCTGCCCCTGCCGAAGGTCGGTATTTTATCCGCGATCGAAACCGTCAACCCTGCGATTCCGTCCAGCCTCGACGCAGCGATCCTTTCCAAAATGGCGGAGCGAAATCAGATCAGGGGTGGCGTAGTCGACGGACCGCTTGCCATGGACAATGCGATCGACGTCCAGGCCGCACGGACAAAAGGTATCACCTCTCTTGTTGCCGGACGTGCGGAAGTGCTCATCGTACCCAATCTGGAATCGGGCAACATGCTTGCAAAGGAGCTGACCTTCATCGCCCACGCGGAGGCAGCGGGCCTTGTCATCGGCGCCAAGGTGCCGATCATGCTCACCAGTCGGGCGGATGACAGCAGAGCACGGCTCGCATCTTGCGCGTTGGCCCTGTTGTTCAACCATTGGAAGGCGACAGGCAATCCTGTTGAAACTCTTGAGCCGATCGAGGGCTGA
- a CDS encoding pilus assembly protein N-terminal domain-containing protein, with the protein MTMDLSMLKRICICAALTLSGQAATSEEAVVSVTVDRAKVFRIDEPASTVIVGNPFIADVSMHDRYTVVVTGKAYGSTNLVILDDANKPIIDEVIIVKASGENTVSVTRNAARTTYSCAPVCEPTLRMGDSEDAFASAAQQSTMRNDLAVQAAGGSN; encoded by the coding sequence ATGACGATGGATCTTTCTATGCTAAAAAGAATTTGCATCTGCGCCGCCCTCACGCTTTCCGGACAGGCGGCAACCTCTGAAGAGGCTGTTGTCTCGGTTACTGTAGATCGCGCGAAGGTATTCCGGATCGACGAGCCCGCGAGCACCGTTATCGTTGGAAATCCATTTATCGCAGACGTCTCCATGCATGACCGCTACACGGTGGTTGTCACCGGAAAAGCATATGGAAGTACAAATCTGGTTATTCTGGACGACGCTAACAAACCGATTATAGATGAAGTCATAATCGTAAAGGCTTCTGGTGAGAATACCGTATCGGTTACAAGAAACGCTGCCCGGACGACCTATTCATGCGCACCTGTTTGTGAACCAACCCTGCGCATGGGAGATAGCGAAGACGCTTTTGCGTCTGCTGCACAGCAATCAACAATGCGCAACGACCTGGCAGTCCAGGCTGCTGGTGGTTCAAACTAG
- a CDS encoding acetate/propionate family kinase: MSDPTILVLNSGSSSIKFDLYDGDNETVRGQVTGLGAEPWIFIKNCVDGTCRDEALSPDAGQSHKTALGALLSYLRDLSGPARIDAVGHRVVHGGHLHSQPRVIDDALLEELAGLIPLAPLHQPHNLAGVAAAKSAFPQAMQVACFDTAFHRHHPWVNDTFALPGCYYDEGIRRYGFHGLSYEYICEHLKERHPSARNGRLVVAHLGNGASMCAIKNGQSIGSTMGFTALDGLPMGTRCGQLDPGVVLYLLTTKGMSPEDVSDLLYKESGLKGLSGISQDMRALSESPSPEAAKAIDYFVFRIRRELGAMAAILNGLDTLVFTGGIGENATTIRERVCEELDWLGLKIDPDKNDAGQTDISNKDSRVSVLVIPTNEEAMIRRHTARFL; this comes from the coding sequence ATGAGCGATCCAACCATCCTCGTGCTGAACTCCGGCTCCTCGTCGATCAAATTCGACCTCTACGATGGAGACAACGAAACAGTGAGGGGTCAGGTCACGGGGCTCGGAGCAGAGCCCTGGATATTCATCAAGAACTGTGTCGATGGTACCTGCAGGGACGAAGCACTATCTCCAGATGCCGGGCAATCGCACAAAACGGCGCTTGGTGCGCTTCTGTCTTATCTCAGAGATCTCTCCGGTCCTGCCAGAATTGATGCCGTTGGTCACAGGGTCGTTCATGGCGGCCACCTTCATTCTCAACCGCGTGTCATTGATGACGCCCTGCTTGAAGAACTCGCAGGGCTGATCCCGCTGGCGCCATTGCACCAACCACACAATCTAGCTGGCGTCGCCGCTGCCAAGTCGGCGTTCCCGCAAGCCATGCAGGTTGCGTGTTTCGACACCGCGTTCCACCGGCATCATCCGTGGGTCAACGACACATTCGCGCTGCCCGGTTGTTATTATGATGAAGGGATCCGCCGCTACGGATTTCACGGCCTTTCCTACGAGTACATCTGTGAGCACCTCAAAGAAAGACACCCTTCCGCGCGCAATGGTCGTCTGGTCGTCGCACACTTGGGCAACGGAGCCTCGATGTGTGCGATCAAGAATGGACAGAGCATCGGCTCGACGATGGGCTTCACCGCGCTCGATGGTCTGCCAATGGGCACCCGCTGTGGCCAGCTGGATCCCGGGGTTGTCCTCTATCTCTTAACGACCAAAGGCATGAGCCCTGAGGACGTTTCCGACCTTCTTTACAAAGAATCCGGATTGAAGGGTCTTTCAGGCATCAGCCAAGACATGCGGGCGCTCAGCGAAAGCCCATCACCAGAGGCCGCCAAGGCAATTGACTATTTCGTTTTTCGCATACGCCGCGAACTTGGTGCGATGGCAGCCATATTGAACGGTCTCGATACCCTGGTCTTCACCGGCGGCATTGGGGAGAATGCGACTACAATCAGGGAGCGTGTTTGCGAAGAGCTTGACTGGCTGGGATTGAAAATTGATCCGGACAAGAACGACGCGGGGCAGACTGACATCTCCAACAAAGACTCTCGCGTAAGCGTGCTCGTCATTCCGACAAATGAGGAAGCCATGATCCGCAGGCACACAGCGCGGTTCCTCTAG
- a CDS encoding CpaD family pilus assembly protein produces MFPKVRCLAVCLLGTGLLAGCQTQSVENQSAMLAANDYQLRHPIVITEQPETLDLPIGFNTRGLNRHLSDSVAAFASQSKANGDGKVEILVPSGSGNESAVHAVVPSIRAALKRGGVSGRQTATRSYRVEDASAEAPIRLSYARVMATAGPCGEWPKDIGGGVNQNNDYYNFGCAHQANLAAMVSNPADLITPRASTPPDQMRRAVVFENFRAGEVTASEYTEGDGATVSE; encoded by the coding sequence ATGTTCCCAAAAGTCAGATGCTTGGCTGTTTGTTTACTGGGAACAGGATTGCTTGCAGGGTGCCAAACACAGTCGGTGGAAAACCAGTCTGCTATGCTTGCGGCAAACGACTATCAGTTGAGACATCCGATTGTTATTACCGAGCAGCCAGAGACGCTTGACCTGCCGATTGGTTTCAACACCAGAGGTCTGAACAGGCATTTGTCGGACAGCGTTGCAGCTTTCGCGAGCCAGTCAAAAGCCAATGGTGACGGCAAAGTCGAGATCCTGGTGCCTTCCGGTTCTGGCAATGAATCTGCCGTCCATGCAGTTGTCCCGTCTATTCGCGCAGCTTTGAAGCGCGGCGGAGTCTCAGGACGTCAGACGGCGACACGCAGCTATCGAGTTGAGGATGCGTCGGCGGAAGCGCCCATCCGCTTGTCATATGCCAGAGTCATGGCGACCGCTGGGCCCTGTGGCGAATGGCCCAAGGATATCGGCGGTGGCGTCAATCAGAACAATGACTATTACAATTTTGGCTGTGCTCATCAGGCCAACCTCGCTGCAATGGTAAGCAACCCAGCTGATCTGATAACGCCGCGCGCCAGCACGCCTCCGGACCAGATGCGCAGAGCGGTCGTATTCGAAAACTTCAGGGCGGGTGAAGTGACGGCGAGCGAGTACACAGAAGGCGATGGCGCCACCGTTTCGGAGTGA
- the phnD gene encoding phosphate/phosphite/phosphonate ABC transporter substrate-binding protein — MKIRVSLFLALTALILLPATSIWAQQQGLQRLRLGVAVGADEAMRERIEPFRLYLEDELDIPVDLFLIDTLGELTEALVKGDIDYARLSPASYAAVFTQCACVEPLATARPDHFPARFYSVLIVKSTDQSATLSDLKGGRLGVGQPNSISSYRVPLSNLLAEGIDVRQHFRTSVTVKDPVAGLQAVLEERVDASLGWSTLSGKTETGYTAGTLNELFTSGAAGLDKLQIVWRSPAIPYNAHAVRTDLPDERKRALRGALLELRDASPSAYFSIEPNFPGGLEPVVHADYRALLRSYAPEFQKVLAAKP; from the coding sequence ATGAAAATCAGAGTTTCTCTCTTTCTTGCGCTGACTGCCCTGATCCTCTTGCCTGCCACGTCAATCTGGGCTCAGCAGCAAGGACTGCAGAGGTTGCGATTGGGTGTTGCGGTTGGAGCAGATGAAGCGATGCGAGAACGCATTGAGCCATTTCGTCTCTATCTTGAAGACGAGCTTGATATACCAGTTGACTTGTTCCTGATCGATACGCTCGGCGAACTTACGGAAGCTCTTGTCAAAGGCGACATCGACTATGCACGCCTCTCGCCGGCGTCCTATGCTGCCGTGTTTACCCAATGTGCGTGCGTTGAGCCACTGGCGACCGCGCGCCCGGATCATTTTCCAGCCCGCTTCTATTCCGTACTTATCGTCAAATCGACAGATCAAAGCGCGACACTTTCAGATCTGAAGGGCGGCCGGCTGGGCGTTGGACAGCCAAATTCCATCTCCAGCTATAGGGTGCCGCTTTCGAACTTACTTGCTGAAGGCATTGATGTGCGTCAGCATTTTCGGACCAGCGTCACGGTCAAGGACCCGGTCGCCGGTCTACAGGCCGTGCTTGAAGAGAGAGTTGACGCGAGTTTGGGTTGGTCGACACTGTCTGGAAAGACGGAAACAGGATACACGGCTGGGACCCTCAACGAGCTTTTCACGAGCGGGGCTGCCGGGCTGGACAAGTTGCAGATTGTCTGGCGCTCGCCTGCCATCCCCTACAACGCACATGCAGTTCGAACTGACCTTCCTGATGAGCGAAAGCGTGCGCTTCGTGGCGCGTTGCTCGAACTGCGGGATGCATCTCCCTCGGCTTATTTTTCAATCGAGCCGAACTTTCCAGGGGGGCTGGAGCCCGTCGTTCACGCTGACTACCGCGCCTTGCTCAGGTCGTATGCTCCTGAATTTCAGAAAGTGCTCGCAGCCAAACCCTAG
- a CDS encoding type II and III secretion system protein family protein: protein MKSRILNVGIGRSLIINLAEPVADVLVSNPEIADAVVRTQHKVFVLGNQAGQANLVLFSSSGRELASFKLRIEPDTTDLTALLRRVVPGSNINAEALNGNILLTGTAKSTGDAQRAGDLAARFAGEGVTAAQILNMVAVDGKDQVHLKVTVAEVERSIIKQLGVELGGTIGIGNYSTTFNNPTSFNVNSSIVDQSSVGTTFLAGGSSVNANVEALQRDGVIRTLAEPTLTAISGENASFLAGGEFPIPVAQDDDTVSVEFKKFGVGLDFTPVVLSGGRISLRVKTEVSELTSDGAVTAGNITISALKVRRAESTLELPSGGTLVMAGLLQETYSQSINGIPGLMQLPILGALFKSRDFLREQTELVVFVTPYAVSPVARSKITRPDKNFLPPSDAETVFLNRLNKIFRSPGKVAEGTYHGQVGFIYK from the coding sequence GTGAAGTCACGGATACTAAACGTTGGGATCGGTCGGTCGCTCATCATCAATCTCGCCGAGCCGGTCGCAGATGTTCTGGTGTCGAATCCGGAAATCGCTGACGCGGTGGTGCGCACACAGCACAAGGTTTTTGTGCTCGGCAACCAGGCAGGTCAGGCAAATCTCGTTCTATTCAGCAGTTCAGGTCGCGAGCTTGCCAGTTTTAAATTGCGGATCGAGCCAGATACGACTGACCTGACAGCGCTTCTCCGCCGGGTCGTCCCTGGCTCGAATATCAACGCGGAAGCACTGAACGGGAATATCCTGCTTACCGGAACCGCCAAGAGCACCGGCGACGCACAACGCGCCGGAGATCTTGCGGCTCGATTTGCTGGCGAAGGAGTTACGGCCGCTCAGATTCTGAATATGGTTGCGGTCGATGGCAAGGACCAAGTCCACCTTAAGGTGACTGTTGCCGAAGTAGAGCGTTCAATCATCAAGCAGCTAGGTGTCGAACTCGGTGGCACGATTGGTATCGGGAACTATTCGACGACGTTCAACAATCCAACGTCCTTCAATGTCAATTCGAGTATTGTCGATCAGTCTAGTGTAGGCACAACATTTCTTGCAGGTGGTTCATCGGTTAACGCGAACGTGGAGGCACTACAGCGAGATGGTGTCATCAGAACACTCGCTGAGCCCACACTGACCGCAATCTCTGGCGAAAACGCGAGTTTTCTAGCGGGCGGAGAGTTTCCGATCCCCGTTGCTCAAGATGACGACACTGTTTCGGTCGAATTCAAGAAATTTGGTGTCGGCTTGGACTTCACGCCTGTTGTTCTATCCGGTGGGCGTATAAGCCTTCGCGTCAAAACTGAGGTAAGCGAGCTCACAAGCGACGGCGCAGTGACCGCTGGAAACATAACAATCTCCGCGTTGAAGGTACGGCGTGCAGAATCGACTTTGGAGCTTCCCTCAGGTGGCACATTGGTCATGGCAGGTCTCCTGCAAGAGACCTACAGCCAGTCAATCAATGGCATTCCTGGTTTGATGCAGCTGCCGATATTAGGGGCACTGTTCAAGAGCCGCGATTTTCTGCGCGAACAGACCGAACTCGTTGTTTTTGTGACACCCTACGCAGTTTCTCCAGTCGCACGGAGCAAGATCACCCGTCCAGATAAGAACTTTCTGCCACCGTCGGACGCAGAGACGGTCTTTTTGAACCGTCTAAACAAGATCTTCCGCAGTCCCGGCAAGGTTGCCGAGGGCACCTATCACGGCCAGGTTGGCTTTATTTACAAGTGA
- a CDS encoding histone deacetylase family protein, producing MKTIFSQNQLKHAPEHEISDGQLKSAVEIPERAEIVLRTVQSRELGEVVAPKDFGEKPLARVHSRDYLEFMESFWGRWTAVGRSSEAFPFVWPIRSLREDPAPDHIDGLLGRYSMDAGTPIGPHTFEASKAAANTALTAAEMVQQGEKAAFGLCRPPGHHAGHDFFGGYCFLNNAAISAQWLRDHGADRVAILDVDYHHGNGTQSIFYDRSDVLFLSLHADPKVEYPYFLGHEDETGENAGKGYTRNWPMLLGTNWRAYEEALEDACRWLLIYKPDYLIVSLGLDCFENDPISGFKFESDDFTKLGRRLALLGLPTIFLMEGGYAVDALGTNCVNVLEGFERG from the coding sequence TTGAAAACAATCTTTTCTCAGAACCAACTCAAGCATGCTCCTGAACATGAAATTTCTGATGGTCAGTTAAAGTCGGCCGTTGAAATTCCCGAACGCGCCGAAATTGTCTTGCGCACGGTCCAGAGTCGTGAGCTTGGGGAAGTGGTCGCGCCAAAGGACTTTGGCGAAAAGCCGCTTGCCCGCGTTCATTCGCGAGACTACCTCGAATTTATGGAGAGCTTCTGGGGGCGATGGACTGCCGTCGGGCGGAGCTCTGAAGCGTTTCCCTTTGTGTGGCCAATACGGTCCTTGCGTGAAGATCCGGCGCCTGACCACATCGATGGCCTTTTGGGTCGATACTCCATGGACGCCGGCACACCGATTGGCCCGCACACTTTTGAGGCCTCGAAAGCGGCAGCCAACACCGCACTTACAGCAGCAGAGATGGTGCAGCAGGGTGAAAAAGCCGCATTTGGTCTTTGCCGTCCTCCCGGACATCATGCAGGGCATGACTTTTTCGGGGGCTATTGCTTTTTGAATAACGCAGCCATTTCAGCGCAATGGCTCAGAGATCATGGCGCTGACAGGGTTGCCATCCTCGATGTGGACTACCATCACGGCAACGGCACTCAGTCGATCTTTTACGATCGATCTGATGTGCTCTTCCTCTCCCTGCACGCCGATCCGAAAGTGGAATATCCATATTTCTTGGGCCATGAGGATGAAACAGGCGAGAATGCCGGCAAGGGTTATACTCGAAACTGGCCGATGCTGCTTGGCACCAACTGGCGAGCCTATGAAGAAGCGCTTGAGGATGCCTGTCGTTGGCTTCTGATCTACAAACCTGACTATCTCATCGTGTCGCTTGGACTCGACTGCTTCGAAAACGATCCGATCTCAGGGTTCAAGTTCGAAAGTGATGACTTTACCAAGCTTGGGCGGCGGCTTGCTCTCCTCGGTCTTCCGACGATTTTCCTGATGGAAGGTGGCTATGCAGTCGATGCTCTCGGCACCAATTGCGTGAATGTTCTTGAAGGTTTCGAGCGCGGCTGA